In uncultured Draconibacterium sp., one genomic interval encodes:
- a CDS encoding endo-1,4-beta-xylanase, whose product MKNTIILILSFFLISSCAQKKSEQADEQAAPKSLKEAYAGAFKLGCAVNRFVISDRDTATRNIITDQFNTITPENSMKAAPINPRPGVYNFDPADRIVEFGEKNGMFIVGHTLVWHNQTPDWFFVNPEGNPNTPEEQIERMRSHIEAVAGRYAGRVNAWDVVNEVIDNDGSYRPTTWVNAVGDGDKMVKYAFQYAGKYAPDAELYYNDFNAWRPEKRDGIARMVRMLQKEGIRIDGVGIQAHWGLNFPKNEYIEAAIDTFASLGVKVMITELDVDVLPLTKEGQIIGQVMSHPQFQLEEFEEFLDPYKDGLPEEVEQQLTERYEELFRIFYNKRDKIDRVTLWGLQDNMSWKNGYPIPGRTNYPLLFDRQNKAKPALKAVLEVPEQNL is encoded by the coding sequence ATGAAAAATACGATTATTCTTATTTTAAGTTTTTTCCTGATTTCGTCGTGTGCTCAAAAAAAATCAGAACAAGCAGACGAACAAGCTGCGCCTAAGAGTTTAAAAGAAGCCTATGCCGGTGCATTTAAACTAGGTTGTGCCGTCAATAGATTTGTCATTTCCGACAGGGATACGGCTACCCGAAACATTATAACCGATCAATTTAATACCATCACGCCTGAGAATTCGATGAAAGCTGCCCCCATAAATCCTCGCCCCGGAGTTTATAATTTTGATCCGGCCGACCGGATTGTGGAATTTGGTGAAAAAAACGGCATGTTCATCGTGGGGCATACCCTGGTTTGGCACAACCAGACTCCTGATTGGTTTTTTGTTAACCCAGAGGGCAATCCCAATACTCCGGAAGAACAAATCGAGCGGATGCGCAGCCACATTGAAGCGGTAGCCGGAAGGTATGCCGGGCGCGTAAATGCCTGGGATGTGGTGAATGAAGTGATTGATAACGATGGATCGTATCGTCCTACCACCTGGGTAAATGCAGTTGGCGACGGCGACAAAATGGTAAAATATGCATTTCAATATGCCGGCAAGTATGCTCCCGATGCCGAACTGTATTACAACGATTTTAATGCCTGGCGCCCTGAAAAGCGAGACGGCATAGCCCGCATGGTGCGGATGTTGCAAAAAGAAGGCATCCGGATCGACGGTGTTGGAATACAGGCACACTGGGGACTGAATTTCCCAAAAAATGAATACATCGAAGCAGCCATCGATACCTTTGCCTCATTGGGTGTAAAAGTTATGATAACCGAACTGGATGTAGATGTTCTCCCCCTGACCAAAGAGGGACAGATTATCGGACAGGTGATGAGCCATCCTCAATTTCAGTTGGAAGAGTTTGAGGAATTCCTCGACCCCTATAAAGACGGACTGCCGGAAGAGGTAGAGCAACAGCTAACCGAAAGGTATGAGGAGCTGTTCCGGATTTTTTACAACAAACGCGACAAAATTGACCGGGTAACCTTGTGGGGCCTGCAGGATAACATGTCGTGGAAAAACGGATACCCCATCCCCGGCAGGACAAACTATCCCCTTCTTTTTGACAGGCAGAATAAAGCCAAGCCTGCGTTAAAAGCGGTATTGGAAGTGCCGGAACAAAATCTGTAG
- a CDS encoding porin family protein translates to MKTFTRLVVMAAFTCFSVGLFAQTIGIKAGYTLSDMLIKEEGEIISEPLEMRSGLHLGPTFEWAIGEGAGIETALLLTTKGIKMNESDSFEDVPYSINSTIKLWYLDIPVFGKLYTDVNNIKIYGMLGPYVGIGLNGKTKVDETVGSESYDEEYDIVWGTDENDDLKRLGLGLAVGGGVEVNSFLFEFTAHFALNNISPQADYDMVARNRSFMFSLGYKFHK, encoded by the coding sequence TCAGTCGGCCTGTTTGCCCAAACCATTGGAATAAAGGCCGGATATACCTTGTCGGACATGTTAATAAAAGAAGAGGGCGAAATAATCAGCGAACCGTTGGAGATGAGATCGGGGTTGCATTTGGGACCAACGTTTGAGTGGGCGATTGGCGAAGGTGCCGGTATTGAAACCGCTTTGCTCCTTACCACAAAGGGCATAAAAATGAATGAATCGGATTCGTTCGAAGATGTACCGTATAGCATAAACTCGACAATAAAACTATGGTACCTCGATATTCCGGTGTTCGGGAAATTATATACCGATGTTAACAACATTAAGATATATGGCATGTTGGGGCCTTATGTTGGCATTGGTCTTAACGGAAAGACAAAAGTTGATGAAACGGTTGGTTCGGAAAGTTACGATGAGGAGTATGACATTGTATGGGGAACCGATGAGAACGACGACCTTAAACGCCTTGGGCTTGGTTTGGCCGTTGGCGGAGGTGTGGAGGTGAATTCGTTTTTATTTGAATTTACCGCTCATTTTGCATTAAATAATATCTCGCCTCAAGCTGATTACGATATGGTCGCCCGCAACCGTTCGTTTATGTTTTCGCTGGGTTATAAGTTTCATAAATAA